In the genome of Paenibacillus pabuli, the window CAGATCACGCTGAATGATACGTGATATGCCGGGCCGTTGAATTTTAATAGCCACTGCCTCACCGCTGCGGAGCTTGCCCAGATGCACCTGTCCAATGCTGGCCGCAGCCACAGGGGTATCCTCGAACCGAGAAAAGATTTCCTCGAGCGGTGTATCCAATTCCTGTTCCAAAATACCCCGTGCTGTCTCCGAGGAAAAAGGCGGGACCTGATCCTGCAGTTTCACCAATTCCCGGATGACAGAATCAGGCAACAAATCTGCCCTTGTGCTTGCCAGTTGCCCCAGCTTAACGAAAGCTGGCCCCAGCTCCTGCAGCACAAGTCGTATACGCTCACTGAGTGTTTTGGTGGTATGGGCTTCACGTGACATCCACCGCCGCGGTATGGCCAGCAACTGGAACAAGCCCAGCTCCTCGACCATATAACCGAAGCCATGACGCACCAGCGCCATGGCAATTTCCCGGTATCTGCCGACATGTTTGATTCGCACAGCCATCTACTCGATCTCGTTTCCTTTGAGAGGAGGAACTTCAAGTGGAGCTGGGGAGACATCAGGCTGAAGCTGTGGTGTGTGACCCAATTCCGCAAGCTTTTTCTCGAGGACGGCAACACGCTGTTCCAGGCTGGTTACATCACTTTCGGATGGAACACCCACTTCCTGAAGGACGCGCTTAACCTGTTCGTGGATCATTCTTTTGAACTGACCCTGCTCTTCATCGCCCCGTTCCATCAGGCGTTCAACCAACGCTTTGGATTCACCAGGCGCCAATTCCCCGCGCTTGACCAGATCATCCACAGTTTTCTCAATTTTCTCCTTGCTTACAACAGTGAGACCAAGCCCTAACGAGATTGCCTTTTTGAACAAATCGCTCATTCTTGTCATCCTCCTCTTCGTTGATCTCTATAGTATACCCCTAATCAGCTGCTCACAAAAGAAACGGGTCGGTTATACGTAACGAGCAGCCCACTTTCCTGCCTGCAAAATTAACTGACGATAGGTTTCATG includes:
- a CDS encoding phasin family protein, producing the protein MSDLFKKAISLGLGLTVVSKEKIEKTVDDLVKRGELAPGESKALVERLMERGDEEQGQFKRMIHEQVKRVLQEVGVPSESDVTSLEQRVAVLEKKLAELGHTPQLQPDVSPAPLEVPPLKGNEIE